A single genomic interval of Streptomyces graminofaciens harbors:
- a CDS encoding SDR family NAD(P)-dependent oxidoreductase, which yields MTVTEDGSAINDEVAYGPGIDPERLAVCLGVLEELDKLEVDHPDAIAVRRATAGVYRTVKQRRRQERRAAKTAHDKAVTEATATGSAQRIDDETEGILPSSVTEQGQIAGILQRPRSCYTCKTRYVEVDYFYHQLCPDCARLNRAKRDARADLTGKRALLTGGRAKIGMYIALRLLRDGAHTTITTRFPKDAIRRFKAMDDSADWMHRLEVVGIDLRDPAQAVALADQLAEAGPLDILINNATQTVRRLPSAYAALVDGENAPLPAGELPAHHVIGAFNSGAVDGLAGTAALPVGTSGLDAQKVADLALVAGNASVARHLDGTAIDAGGLVPDVVDSNTWVQTIEQISPVELLETQLCNYTAPFILISKLRPAMADAAGKATSGRAYVVNVSAMEGVFGRGYKGAGHPNTNAAKAAMNMVTRTSAQEMFQTDGILMTSVDTGWITDERPHYDKLRLAEEGFHAPLDLVDGAARVYDPVVRGEAGEDVYGVFLKDYVPGKW from the coding sequence ATGACGGTGACAGAAGACGGCTCGGCGATCAACGACGAAGTCGCGTACGGCCCCGGCATCGACCCCGAGCGACTCGCCGTCTGCCTCGGCGTGCTCGAGGAACTCGACAAGCTGGAGGTCGACCACCCCGACGCGATCGCGGTCCGCCGTGCCACCGCCGGCGTCTACCGCACGGTCAAGCAGCGCCGCCGTCAGGAACGCCGCGCCGCCAAGACCGCCCACGACAAGGCGGTCACCGAGGCCACCGCCACCGGCTCCGCCCAGCGCATCGACGACGAGACCGAGGGCATCCTCCCGTCGTCGGTCACCGAGCAGGGCCAGATCGCGGGGATACTCCAGCGCCCGCGCTCCTGCTACACCTGCAAGACCCGGTACGTGGAAGTCGACTACTTCTACCACCAGCTCTGTCCCGACTGCGCCCGCCTGAACCGGGCCAAGCGCGACGCCCGCGCCGACCTCACCGGCAAGCGCGCCCTGCTCACCGGCGGCCGCGCCAAGATCGGCATGTACATCGCGCTGCGGCTGCTGCGTGACGGCGCGCACACGACGATCACCACACGCTTCCCCAAGGACGCCATCCGCCGCTTCAAGGCCATGGACGACTCGGCCGACTGGATGCACCGCCTGGAGGTCGTCGGCATCGACCTGCGCGACCCGGCGCAGGCCGTCGCCCTCGCCGACCAGCTCGCCGAGGCGGGCCCCCTCGACATCCTGATCAACAACGCCACGCAGACCGTACGTCGGCTGCCCTCCGCCTACGCCGCCCTGGTCGACGGCGAGAACGCCCCTCTGCCCGCCGGTGAGCTGCCCGCCCACCACGTCATCGGCGCCTTCAACTCCGGCGCGGTGGACGGCTTGGCCGGGACGGCCGCGCTGCCCGTCGGCACCAGCGGCCTCGACGCCCAGAAGGTCGCCGACCTCGCCCTGGTCGCGGGCAACGCCAGCGTCGCCCGGCACCTCGACGGCACCGCCATCGACGCGGGCGGCCTCGTCCCCGACGTCGTCGACTCGAACACCTGGGTGCAGACCATCGAGCAGATCTCCCCGGTGGAGCTGCTGGAGACCCAGCTGTGCAACTACACGGCACCGTTCATCCTGATCAGCAAGCTCCGCCCGGCCATGGCCGACGCGGCCGGGAAGGCGACGAGCGGGCGCGCGTACGTCGTGAACGTCTCCGCGATGGAGGGCGTCTTCGGCCGCGGCTACAAGGGCGCGGGCCACCCGAACACGAACGCCGCCAAGGCCGCGATGAACATGGTCACGCGGACCAGCGCCCAGGAGATGTTCCAGACCGACGGCATCCTCATGACCTCCGTCGACACCGGCTGGATCACCGACGAGCGCCCGCACTACGACAAGCTGCGCCTCGCCGAGGAGGGCTTCCACGCCCCGCTCGACCTGGTCGACGGCGCGGCCCGCGTCTACGACCCGGTCGTGCGCGGCGAGGCCGGCGAGGACGTGTACGGCGTCTTCCTGAAGGACTACGTGCCCGGCAAGTGGTGA